The following coding sequences are from one Lysinibacillus sp. FSL W8-0992 window:
- the rarD gene encoding EamA family transporter RarD: MSNEKKGVLAAFFAYAIWGAFPLYWKLLEHVPSMEILLGRVIWSFVFTVLAVIIFGMRKDLLADLKYLWTHQKIFWQLACASFVISMNWYLYIWAVTHEHLIETSLGYYINPLLSVIFGVVFFKETLSRAQWVATAIAFIAVIILTVNYGTVPWVAILIALTFAIYGVLKKKITLDATRGLAIETMFILPFALGYYVYLFSTSQASFLHVNTQTDVLMIVSGIVTAVPLVLFAKGAQNIPLYLLGFIQYVAPTIVLILGVVLYKEPFSQVELLAFSIIWVALILFSGSKIIEIRKAHHKSA; encoded by the coding sequence ATGTCAAATGAGAAAAAAGGGGTATTGGCAGCGTTTTTTGCCTATGCCATTTGGGGAGCATTCCCACTTTACTGGAAACTACTTGAGCATGTGCCAAGTATGGAAATTTTATTAGGGCGTGTAATATGGTCCTTCGTCTTTACAGTACTAGCAGTCATTATTTTCGGTATGCGCAAAGATTTATTAGCTGATTTAAAATATTTATGGACACACCAGAAGATTTTTTGGCAGTTAGCATGTGCATCTTTTGTCATTTCAATGAATTGGTACTTATATATTTGGGCTGTAACCCATGAACATTTGATTGAGACAAGCCTTGGCTATTATATTAATCCACTATTGTCGGTCATTTTTGGTGTTGTCTTCTTTAAAGAGACATTAAGTCGGGCACAATGGGTTGCTACAGCCATTGCGTTTATTGCGGTTATCATACTAACTGTAAATTATGGTACAGTACCTTGGGTGGCGATTTTAATTGCCCTAACGTTCGCTATTTATGGGGTACTGAAAAAGAAAATTACACTTGATGCAACAAGGGGCCTAGCCATTGAAACTATGTTTATTCTCCCATTTGCGTTAGGCTATTACGTCTATTTATTTTCAACAAGCCAAGCATCTTTCTTACATGTTAATACACAAACAGATGTATTAATGATTGTGAGCGGTATTGTGACAGCTGTGCCTTTAGTTTTATTTGCTAAAGGTGCTCAAAATATTCCGCTTTACCTATTAGGCTTTATACAATATGTAGCGCCAACAATTGTTTTAATTTTGGGCGTGGTACTGTATAAAGAACCATTCAGTCAAGTTGAACTACTGGCATTCAGCATTATTTGGGTAGCCTTAATATTGTTCTCAGGTTCGAAAATTATAGAAATAAGAAAAGCACATCATAAATCTGCGTAA
- a CDS encoding response regulator transcription factor, which produces MIKILVVDDHNLVGEGTKLILEQEKDFNVTFVNSSKKALDILLTHTFDVFIFDLNMPQLNGQELAKEVSKISPKSSIIIYTGYDIEPHFNKLVSSGVSSFVDKVASKEILIAAIRASLEGNSMMPINLLQQLKIPDNSINILEGYHLLKKYNLSKDEVETLKLVMAEKTNKEIAAELFISLRTVEYRLTNIFKKLNVNSRISAIKKIEEIAKLTK; this is translated from the coding sequence TTGATTAAAATTTTAGTTGTAGATGATCATAACTTAGTAGGTGAAGGCACAAAATTAATTCTAGAGCAAGAAAAGGATTTTAATGTTACTTTTGTTAACTCTAGTAAAAAAGCGCTAGATATTTTATTAACACATACATTTGATGTATTTATATTTGATTTAAACATGCCACAATTAAACGGCCAAGAACTTGCAAAAGAAGTTTCAAAAATTTCCCCTAAATCTAGCATTATTATTTATACTGGGTATGATATTGAACCACACTTCAATAAGTTAGTTTCTTCAGGTGTTTCAAGTTTTGTTGATAAAGTTGCATCAAAAGAAATACTTATAGCGGCAATTAGAGCAAGTTTAGAAGGTAACTCAATGATGCCAATAAATTTACTACAGCAATTAAAAATCCCTGATAATAGTATAAATATTTTAGAGGGTTACCACTTATTAAAAAAATATAATCTCAGCAAAGATGAAGTTGAAACTCTTAAGCTTGTTATGGCAGAAAAAACAAATAAAGAAATAGCAGCAGAATTATTTATTAGCCTACGAACTGTAGAATACCGTTTAACAAATATCTTCAAGAAATTAAATGTTAATTCTAGAATTAGCGCAATCAAAAAAATAGAGGAAATAGCCAAGCTGACTAAATAG